From Desmodus rotundus isolate HL8 chromosome 10, HLdesRot8A.1, whole genome shotgun sequence, one genomic window encodes:
- the LOC112306090 gene encoding disintegrin and metalloproteinase domain-containing protein 20-like — protein sequence MKRSEGLVTLRMPLLLLGLWVVLAPAQHSQGRPSWYYISSEVVIPRKELHHGKGIQTPGWLSYSLSFGGQRHVIHMRRKKLFWPQHLVMMTQDDQGAMQVDYPFVPLDCYYFGYLEEVPLSTVTMDTCYGGLIGMMKLDDLAYEIKPLKDSQRFEHVVSQIVADTNATGPMYTLKYKEERRSRFSQVNASAASRLSSKVYAGHQGFFKGCLISSNSVYTQYNNVSKCAKFLVSLGSLIDSMFQGINVRYYISSLIIYNVRDPTAMNNYRVPGSPFHGHYINNIYNPLKPHTSLIMIRNGPHEVNINPTIYGMCKNTNLLMLGVLSRHYFLLSIIATHLIGRTFGLYYDTDFCSCQRRASCIMQRYPMITDAFSNCSMNDAGNIITFVRPHCTLDSDVQYFNRSLTLALCGNSVVDDGEQCDCGSFKQCYSNPCCTSDCSFTPGSACNSGRCCTNCTYSPPGTLCRTIQNICDLPEYCIGQTFTCPEDVYIQDGTPCSEDGYCYHGNCTDRTMHCKEIFGEGAVNGPDACYRMNTRGNRFGQCTSDSRSQLMRCADTDVQCGRLQCTNVTHLPRLQEHVGFHQSVIERYLCFGVDLHIGSYTTDVGHVRPGTPCGGGHFCNNSICSGSVAAINYDCHPSKCNLRGICNSKRNCHCHVGWDPPQCIHKGAGGSVDSGPPPRRMRSVRQSDMSVVYLRVVFGRMYAFIAALLFGVATNVRTIKTTTVKEVTPDKN from the coding sequence ATGAAACGGTCAGAGGGTTTGGTCACCCTGAGGATGCCCCTCTTGCTCCTTGGGCTCTGGGTGGTGCTGGCTCCAGCCCAGCATTCTCAGGGTCGTCCATCATGGTACTACATCTCCTCCGAGGTGGTGATTCCACGGAAGGAGCTGCACCATGGCAAAGGGATTCAAACACCAGGTTGGCTCTCCTATAGCTTGAGTTTTGGGGGCCAGAGACATGTCATCCACATGCGGCGCAAGAAACTGTTTTGGCCCCAACATCTGGTGATGATGACTCAGGATGACCAGGGGGCCATGCAGGTGGATTACCCCTTTGTCCCTCTTGACTGTTACTACTTTGGCTACCTGGAGGAGGTTCCTCTCTCTACAGTCACCATGGACACCTGCTATGGAGGCCTGATAGGTATGATGAAGTTGGATGACCTTGCCTATGAAATCAAACCCCTCAAGGATTCCCAAAGGTTTGAACACGTAGTTTCTCAGATAGTGGCAGACACCAATGCCACAGGACCCATGTATACACTGAAGTACAAAGAAGAGAGGCGCTCAAGGTTCTCTCAAGTGAATGCCAGTGCAGCCTCCAGGCTCAGCAGTAAGGTGTATGCAGGCCACCAAGGATTTTTCAAAGGATGTCTTATAAGTTCCAATTCAGTTTATACTCAGTACAACAATGTGTCAAAATGTGCCAAATTCCTGGTAAGTCTAGGTAGTTTAATTGACTCTATGTTCCAAGGTATTAATGTAAGGTACTACATCAGTTCCCTCATCATTTATAATGTGAGAGATCCAACCGCCATGAACAACTATAGGGTACCAGGGAGTCCATTTCATGGCcattatataaataacatttataatccTCTTAAGCCACATACAAGCTTAATTATGATTAGAAATGGGCCCCATGAAGTTAATATTAATCCAACCATATATGGTATGTGCAAAAACACAAATCTCCTCATGCTGGGTGTTCTGTCGAgacattattttttgttatcaATTATAGCCACCCATTTAATTGGGAGAACTTTTGGTCTGTATTATGATACGGACTTTTGTTCTTGCCAGAGAAGGGCCTCCTGCATCATGCAAAGGTACCCTATGATCACAGATGCCTTCAGTAACTGTTCCATGAATGATGCAGGAAATATAATTACATTTGTTAGACCACACTGTACACTTGACAGTGACGTTCAGTATTTCAATAGAAGCCTGACACTGGCTCTATGTGGAAACTCTGTGGTGGATGACGGAGAGCAGTGTGACTGTGGCTCCTTCAAGCAGTGTTACAGCAACCCCTGCTGCACAAGTGACTGCAGCTTTACACCTGGAAGTGCTTGTAACTCAGGCAGGTGCTGCACAAACTGCACCTACTCACCTCCGGGGACACTCTGCAGGACAATCCAGAACATATGTGACCTTCCAGAGTACTGCATTGGGCAGACCTTCACCTGCCCTGAAGATGTTTATATACAAGATGGAACCCCCTGTAGTGAAGACGGCTACTGCTATCATGGAAATTGTACTGACCGCACTATGCACTGCAAGGAGATCTTTGGTGAAGGCGCAGTGAATGGTCCAGATGCCTGCTACAGGATGAATACAAGGGGAAACCGATTTGGACAGTGTACAAGTGATAGTCGCTCCCAATTAATGCGTTGTGCTGACACTGATGTTCAATGTGGACGCTTACAGTGTACCAATGTCACGCATCTGCCTAGGTTGCAAGAACACGTTGGATTCCATCAGTCCGTGATAGAGAGGTACTTATGTTTTGGGGTGGATTTACACATTGGGTCATACACGACTGATGTTGGTCATGTGAGACCTGGTACACCCTGTGGTGGTGGGCATTTCTGCAACAACAGTATATGCAGTGGCTCTGTGGCTGCCATAAACTATGACTGCCACCCTTCCAAATGCAACCTCAGGGGAATTTGCAACAGTAAAAGGAACTGCCACTGCCACGTAGGCTGGGACCCTCCCCAGTGCATCCACAAAGGTGCTGGAGGGAGTGTCGACAGCGGACCCCCTCCAAGAAGAATGCGGTCAGTGAGGCAAAGTGACATGTCTGTGGTGTACTTGAGGGTGGTCTTTGGGCGCATGTATGCCTTCATAGCTGCCCTCCTTTTTGGAGTGGCCACCAACGTGAGAACCATCAAGACCACTACAGTCAAGGAAGTGACACCTGATAAAAACTAA